Genomic segment of Coffea arabica cultivar ET-39 chromosome 1e, Coffea Arabica ET-39 HiFi, whole genome shotgun sequence:
TGTAACTTAGAGATGGAACATCGATTGTACTCTCAGACGATGTTGGACAGATATATTTGCTAAACACAGGCCAAGGCGAAGCGCAGAAGGATGCTAAGTATGATCAGGTAGGTATTTGAAGTGCAGTCGTTTCTTCAGTGATGACTCAAGACATGAACAACTTCTATATGATGGTTCTCACTGTAATCTGTCTAACAGTTCTTCCTTGGAGATTACCGCCCTCTTGTCCAGGATACTCATGGCAATACTCTTGATCAGGTTTATTGACTTTTGGCATAGATTTTGTGTAAAAGCAATGCTAAGTGCATGTTGGCATTATATTCTGTTAGTTTTATATATAACTTAATACCAGATGTATGTTTTACCTCGTGCAGGAGACACAAGTTGTTCTGTATAATAGGAATATCCAGGACCCTCTTTGTGACTCAAGTATGTTGTGGTTTATTATCTCTATGGCTTTCCTTGGAAATTTGATCTTCTGGTGTGGGCATGAACTTTCTTTGATTGGGATGGTCAGGCATGATTCCTTATCCAGAACCTTACCAGAGTGCATACCAGCGTCGTCGACTAGGTGCACTGAATATTGAGTGGCGTCCTTCATCTTCTAAACTTGCTGTTGGTCCAGATATTGGTTTGGGGCAAGAGTACCAAGTTTTACCTTTGGCTGACTTGGACTTGGTGGTTGAGCCAGTGCCTGAGTTTGCGGATATGATGTATTTGGAACCAGAAAATGATGTCATACACAATGAGACAGACTCAGAATACTACATTACTGACGAATATACTAGTGAAGATGAGGAGGAGCATTCAAGTGACAATTCATCTAGTGATCCAGAATGTAGTGAAGAAAATACAGTGGGAAGGAGTCAGAAAGATGGTCTTCGCAGATCAATAAGGAAAAAATCCTTGTCAGAAGTAAGATACAATTTTCAGAAATCAGTTGCTATTCTTTTGTACTGGCTACATAATAATCTTGCTTTAATTTCAGGTTGAGCCAATGTCTACATCTGGGAGGCATGTTAAGAAGAGGATTTTGCATGGGAATGATGTCCCCTTGTCTAAGAGTAAAAGAACAAAGAGGTCAAGAAGTGGCCGAAAATATACTTCAAAGAGGAAATCTGCGGAAGTGAAATTAACGAGGTCACAACGTTTAGCGGCAAGGAATGCAATTAATGGTTTTTCACATATTTCTGAAATTTCTACTGATGGAGAAGAGGATGAGAGCCCAGAAGGTGATTCATCAGGAAACAATTCATCGTTCCTCAGTACAAACATCAAGACCCAGCAACCTGTTGACTATCTGCCCAATGTGAAGAGGTATTTGGCTGGGGATCAAGGATCTTTAAATGAGTCCGAGACTGCAGTCACGTGCCCTCCAACAAATGTGGGAAACAAGAAAAAGTTGGTTTTGAAGCTCACCCTTAACAACTCTAAGAAATCTTTGCCGCCAGAACATATCAGAAGCCAAAGTGCTGACCATACTGTCACAGCATCATATCCTTCAAAAGATTCAGGTTCTTCTTACACTGGGGTAACTAAACTTCTGGAAGGTAAAGAACTTGAAAACATTGAGGAGGACTTGACGACAATTGCAGGTTGTGAGCAAACCAAAGTTCATTTGGGGGAGGCGAAAGTTCAGTCAACAAACTGGATGCGTTCACCTCATCCAGTGCCTGCAGATTTATGCTATGGTAGCAAATTGAGTTCCAATTGCCACTCTGAGACCTGTAGCATCAAACATTGTATCAAACCTGAGGATGACTGCAGCAATTTTCGAGCTggtttggaaattgtaaaccaTAAGCCGTTAAGTAAGGCTTACAATGAGAAGCAAGAGCGTGAGGCTAGTGTATCAGAGGATGCAGATGGTGTAAAAGTTATTGACCAAAATCTTGGGAAAGGAGGAGAGAACATTTCTGATACTTATCCATGTAGAAATTGTGATTTGGTTGATGGCAAAAACCACTCCGGtggtttaaatgaaatcaaaaaaCCAAAGCCAACTATCCTAAAGATTAAATCAAAGAAGATATCTGGACATTCCTTTCCTATGGAGCAGAATAATCTTCCCAGTATGCCAGAAGACTATAAAACTGCATTATACGAAGGTACTTGTGCCAGTATCTATAAGGGAGATGAATTTCCTGATATTGCTACTGATGAAATGCGTAGGAAAAGATCCTTGAGGTTGAAGGCAACGACAAGGGAGACAGGTGTTCTTAAGCAGAAAAGCATTGAGAAGCCATCTGGAGGAGCACTTAACCATCTTCCTTCGAGAGGGATGCCAATGTCAAAACAGACCAGCAACCATGGGTCTGCTAGAAACAAAGGAGAAGGCTACAATAATGAAGTCAGAAGTGCACTACATGCTTTACAGCAAAAATCAAATTGGTTGTTGTTGTCGGAGCAGGAGGAAGGGTATCGTTACATCCCTCAACTTGGTGATGAAGTAATGTACTTAAGACAGGTATATAGTTTTCGCGTGCTAGAAATCTGATGCTTTAGTATCACTATCTAGTTAGTGAACTATTTTTCCtgtgtttctttctttgtaGCAAATTAGCAGTTCAGATGATTTTATAGTTGATTGTTCTTTGATTTTTAGGGTCATCAAGAATATATGAAGTCTGTTAACTCATTAGAACAACCCCCTTGGACGAGGTATGGAGGAAATATTAGATCTGTTGAAGTTTGTTTGGTTGAAGAACTGGATTACTCAACAATTGCAGGTTCTGGGGAGAGTGGTTGTAGAATTACTCTTAAATTTATAGACCCTTCATCAGAAGTGAATGAACATAAATTTAAACTCAACCTGCCTGAACTGATTGATTTTCCTGATTTTGTTGTCGAAAGAACATGGTATGAAGCCTCTATGAATAGAAACTGGACCTGTAGAGATAAATGTTTGGTTTGGTGGAGGGATGAGAGTGAGGAAGGTGGTAGTTGGTGGGATGGTCGAATAATTTCCATTAAAGACAAGTCTTCGGAGTTTCCTGACAGTCCATGGGAGAGATATGTTATTAAATACAAGAGTGCTTCGGAAGATTTGCATCTTCATTGTCCCTGGGAGATGCATGATCCATCCCGTCAGTGTGAGCATCCCTGTATTGATCCTGaagtaagaaacaaaatgctgGCGTCTGTAAATAGATTACTGCAATCTGCAAGCAGAAATCAGGTTTTCATCTTTCCTTGGTGATTAATTCTCCTTGGTTATATATAAATGCTGCAGTTTGATATTTTTATGTTGACTGAGCCTTGGTATTTTCAAATGTTTGGTTTGGTTCTTTCAAAAAAAGTTTGGTTTGGTTTACAGTACAAGGGTCTTATTGTCACTTTTTTCTTTCAGGATCAATATGGGATTCTAAAGTTGGATGAAGTTTCTCAGAAGGATGACTTTATAAACAAGTAATACTTATTtggctttcctttttcttttgctgcaaGTCATCTTTCTTCTACCTTTTGATGGTACCATGAGAGACAAAAATTAGTAACATGCTTATGCCTCGAAGATGGATGTGTTCTAGTAAGCTTGATAAATGGTCGAATGAAAGGTCATGCATGGTCTTTGTCTCCCCGGCCTGACTTGTTTAACTTTTCTTTTACTGAAAGTGGAGTGGTCTAAGGAAGAGAACTAGAGAAGTGGTGGAAATGGGACAAATTGGCACATCTACTGTTTAATAGGCGTCTGACTTGGTAACTAGGACACATAAGATTGTAGTTCTTAGCAGTGTGTTTAATTTAGGCCATGACATATCTGGTGGGTCAAATTGACAGATCAAGTGCGCGTTTAGACAAAATGGACATACGTTTCTTAAAATtctgattttgacttttgagaccAGCAGTCTAAGTTAACAGATTTAAGGCGGCCTTTTTGGACATGTTAAAGATAAGGGGGAAAAAATATAGCCTGATTGAATATACATGATGACCCCACCTTATTTAATGGATGACCAAGTTTAGTATGCGCTTTAGTCATTGATATATAAagtagagaaggaaaaagaatccGTGGATGGATtggaaatttataatttctgcGGGTTGTATCTGCTGCAGGTTTCCTGTTCCATTGTCACCTGACGTAATCAAGTTAAGGTTAGAAAACAACTACTACAGGACCTTGGATTCTTTGAAGCATGATATCAGGGTGATGTTAACGAATGGTCAGAGTTACTTTGCGAGAAGCAAGgagctttcggccaagatgtGCCGGTTGTCTGATTGGTTTCACAAGAAATTCTTAAAGATATGATGtccccctttatttttatttatctctctttttttcaacTTCTATATTCTGGCCACGTAATTAATCCAATTTTTATCCAGTGAATCTTTTTTCCTCTGCTGTGGGAATTGTAAGAAGGAAAAGCTTGAAATTGTTAGTATGACATTTGGGCGCAATTTTGGATTGTgagaatctctctctctctcactccatTTTTAGCAATAGGTCATTATGTTACTGGAGCAAAAGATGAGTAGGCTGGCTGCGCATCGTATGAGGATTCTTGTTTCTGGTCTTTGGCAGAGATTTGCTCTGTAAATTATTTTTGCATGTACAATAATTTTGGTGACGAGAGAAGTTTTGTGCTGGTTAAATTacgggcctgtttggaacctgagttttttgggagtttgtctaaaactttactgtagtgcactgtagaagtttttgaaaaaaattttgtagaagtttttataaggtgaaaaacttttttgtagaagtttttgaaatgttACTGTAGacgttttttgaattatttttagaggtatttttaaaacatatttttgagtattttataatttataatttttatatttttaaacatttatgcattaataatacatttataaatatttagaaataaatatatttatatatttatataaaaatatataaatgtattatattatatataatacgtaatatacatatatttataaatgtataaatgtataattaatataaatatataaattataaataaatattatataaatgtataaattataatttataaatgtatatgatgattatgtataaatgtataattaatattatttataatttataatttttattgtttaaatatttatatgcatttatgcatttataatacatttataaatatttataaataaatatatttatatatgtatataaaaatatataaatgtattatattatatataacacataatatacatatatttataaatgtataaatgtataattaatataaatgaatattatataaatgtataaattataatttataaatatatatgatgattatgtataattgtattaatataattaatataaatgtataaatgtataattaatattgtttataatttataatttttattgtttaaatatttatatatatttatgcatttataatacatttataaataaatatatttatatagttatataaaaatatataaatgtattatattatatataatacataatataaatatatctacaaatgtaataattgtatattattataaatgaatattatataaatatataaattaatatattataaatatataaatatataatattatgtataaatgtattaatataattaatacaaatatataaatgtattagtattatgtataaatgtataattaatattgtgtgTTAATATTATGGTTAAATGTATTATGttatacataatacataatataattgtatataaatatacataaatatatatacataaatgtgtaatatatataatatgtaatatatatattaaatatataata
This window contains:
- the LOC113735620 gene encoding uncharacterized protein isoform X4 — its product is MAPLNFVNKVHAVSRLEEQEGSDNHLAAANVDVDIREVYFLIMRFLSTGPCQKTFTQILDELLEHELLPRRYHAWYSRSGAQSGHENDDGVSFPLNYDNLVKRFPHIEDDHLVKLLRQLMLSTSTPLPCIVGRTVPSASDVPTLLGTGSFSLLCSDRNSVSKQVKHVASYLRWPHMLADQVRGLSLREIGGGFSKHHRAPSVRFASYAVAKPSMMVQKMQNIKKLRGHRDAVYCAIFDRSGRYVITGSDDRLVKIWSMETAFCLASCRGHEGDITDLAVSSNNILVASASNDYSIRVWRLPDGFPISVLQGHTGAVTAIAFSPRPSSVYQLLSSSDDGTCRIWDARSSDCSPRVYLPTPLEVVSGKTSSLPLANVPSSSNVSQCHQILCCAYNANGTVFVTGSSDTHARVWSACKSNSDDPEQPSHEIDLLAGHENDVNYVQFSCAVASRSSASDFSTEENIPKFKNSWFSHDNIVTCSRDGSAIIWTPKSRRSQGKVGRWIRAYHLKVPPPPMPPQPPRGGPRQRFLPTPRGVNMIVWSLDNRFVLAAIMDNRICVWNASDGSLVHSLTGHTASTYVLDVHPFNPRIAMSAGYDGKTIVWDIWEGIPIWTYEIGRFKLVDGKFSQDGTSIVLSDDVGQIYLLNTGQGEAQKDAKYDQFFLGDYRPLVQDTHGNTLDQETQVVLYNRNIQDPLCDSSMIPYPEPYQSAYQRRRLGALNIEWRPSSSKLAVGPDIGLGQEYQVLPLADLDLVVEPVPEFADMMYLEPENDVIHNETDSEYYITDEYTSEDEEEHSSDNSSSDPECSEENTVGRSQKDGLRRSIRKKSLSEVEPMSTSGRHVKKRILHGNDVPLSKSKRTKRSRSGRKYTSKRKSAEVKLTRSQRLAARNAINGFSHISEISTDGEEDESPEGDSSGNNSSFLSTNIKTQQPVDYLPNVKRYLAGDQGSLNESETAVTCPPTNVGNKKKLVLKLTLNNSKKSLPPEHIRSQSADHTVTASYPSKDSGSSYTGVTKLLEGKELENIEEDLTTIAGCEQTKVHLGEAKVQSTNWMRSPHPVPADLCYGSKLSSNCHSETCSIKHCIKPEDDCSNFRAGLEIVNHKPLSKAYNEKQEREASVSEDADGVKVIDQNLGKGGENISDTYPCRNCDLVDGKNHSGGLNEIKKPKPTILKIKSKKISGHSFPMEQNNLPSMPEDYKTALYEGTCASIYKGDEFPDIATDEMRRKRSLRLKATTRETGVLKQKSIEKPSGGALNHLPSRGMPMSKQTSNHGSARNKGEGYNNEVRSALHALQQKSNWLLLSEQEEGYRYIPQLGDEVMYLRQGHQEYMKSVNSLEQPPWTRYGGNIRSVEVCLVEELDYSTIAGSGESGCRITLKFIDPSSEVNEHKFKLNLPELIDFPDFVVERTWYEASMNRNWTCRDKCLVWWRDESEEGGSWWDGRIISIKDKSSEFPDSPWERYVIKYKSASEDLHLHCPWEMHDPSRQCEHPCIDPEVRNKMLASVNRLLQSASRNQDQYGILKLDEVSQKDDFINKFPVPLSPDVIKLRLENNYYRTLDSLKHDIRVMLTNGQSYFARSKELSAKMCRLSDWFHKKFLKI
- the LOC113735620 gene encoding uncharacterized protein isoform X1 → MDFQKCPSWSDVPSTKMAPLNFVNKVHAVSRLEEQEGSDNHLAAANVDVDIREVYFLIMRFLSTGPCQKTFTQILDELLEHELLPRRYHAWYSRSGAQSGHENDDGVSFPLNYDNLVKRFPHIEDDHLVKLLRQLMLSTSTPLPCIVGRTVPSASDVPTLLGTGSFSLLCSDRNSVSKQVKHVASYLRWPHMLADQVRGLSLREIGGGFSKHHRAPSVRFASYAVAKPSMMVQKMQNIKKLRGHRDAVYCAIFDRSGRYVITGSDDRLVKIWSMETAFCLASCRGHEGDITDLAVSSNNILVASASNDYSIRVWRLPDGFPISVLQGHTGAVTAIAFSPRPSSVYQLLSSSDDGTCRIWDARSSDCSPRVYLPTPLEVVSGKTSSLPLANVPSSSNVSQCHQILCCAYNANGTVFVTGSSDTHARVWSACKSNSDDPEQPSHEIDLLAGHENDVNYVQFSCAVASRSSASDFSTEENIPKFKNSWFSHDNIVTCSRDGSAIIWTPKSRRSQGKVGRWIRAYHLKVPPPPMPPQPPRGGPRQRFLPTPRGVNMIVWSLDNRFVLAAIMDNRICVWNASDGSLVHSLTGHTASTYVLDVHPFNPRIAMSAGYDGKTIVWDIWEGIPIWTYEIGRFKLVDGKFSQDGTSIVLSDDVGQIYLLNTGQGEAQKDAKYDQFFLGDYRPLVQDTHGNTLDQETQVVLYNRNIQDPLCDSSMIPYPEPYQSAYQRRRLGALNIEWRPSSSKLAVGPDIGLGQEYQVLPLADLDLVVEPVPEFADMMYLEPENDVIHNETDSEYYITDEYTSEDEEEHSSDNSSSDPECSEENTVGRSQKDGLRRSIRKKSLSEVEPMSTSGRHVKKRILHGNDVPLSKSKRTKRSRSGRKYTSKRKSAEVKLTRSQRLAARNAINGFSHISEISTDGEEDESPEGDSSGNNSSFLSTNIKTQQPVDYLPNVKRYLAGDQGSLNESETAVTCPPTNVGNKKKLVLKLTLNNSKKSLPPEHIRSQSADHTVTASYPSKDSGSSYTGVTKLLEGKELENIEEDLTTIAGCEQTKVHLGEAKVQSTNWMRSPHPVPADLCYGSKLSSNCHSETCSIKHCIKPEDDCSNFRAGLEIVNHKPLSKAYNEKQEREASVSEDADGVKVIDQNLGKGGENISDTYPCRNCDLVDGKNHSGGLNEIKKPKPTILKIKSKKISGHSFPMEQNNLPSMPEDYKTALYEGTCASIYKGDEFPDIATDEMRRKRSLRLKATTRETGVLKQKSIEKPSGGALNHLPSRGMPMSKQTSNHGSARNKGEGYNNEVRSALHALQQKSNWLLLSEQEEGYRYIPQLGDEVMYLRQGHQEYMKSVNSLEQPPWTRYGGNIRSVEVCLVEELDYSTIAGSGESGCRITLKFIDPSSEVNEHKFKLNLPELIDFPDFVVERTWYEASMNRNWTCRDKCLVWWRDESEEGGSWWDGRIISIKDKSSEFPDSPWERYVIKYKSASEDLHLHCPWEMHDPSRQCEHPCIDPEVRNKMLASVNRLLQSASRNQDQYGILKLDEVSQKDDFINKFPVPLSPDVIKLRLENNYYRTLDSLKHDIRVMLTNGQSYFARSKELSAKMCRLSDWFHKKFLKI
- the LOC113735620 gene encoding uncharacterized protein isoform X5, translating into MTTAFVFLSCVLQWRLPDGFPISVLQGHTGAVTAIAFSPRPSSVYQLLSSSDDGTCRIWDARSSDCSPRVYLPTPLEVVSGKTSSLPLANVPSSSNVSQCHQILCCAYNANGTVFVTGSSDTHARVWSACKSNSDDPEQPSHEIDLLAGHENDVNYVQFSSCAVASRSSASDFSTEENIPKFKNSWFSHDNIVTCSRDGSAIIWTPKSRRSQGKVGRWIRAYHLKVPPPPMPPQPPRGGPRQRFLPTPRGVNMIVWSLDNRFVLAAIMDNRICVWNASDGSLVHSLTGHTASTYVLDVHPFNPRIAMSAGYDGKTIVWDIWEGIPIWTYEIGRFKLVDGKFSQDGTSIVLSDDVGQIYLLNTGQGEAQKDAKYDQFFLGDYRPLVQDTHGNTLDQETQVVLYNRNIQDPLCDSSMIPYPEPYQSAYQRRRLGALNIEWRPSSSKLAVGPDIGLGQEYQVLPLADLDLVVEPVPEFADMMYLEPENDVIHNETDSEYYITDEYTSEDEEEHSSDNSSSDPECSEENTVGRSQKDGLRRSIRKKSLSEVEPMSTSGRHVKKRILHGNDVPLSKSKRTKRSRSGRKYTSKRKSAEVKLTRSQRLAARNAINGFSHISEISTDGEEDESPEGDSSGNNSSFLSTNIKTQQPVDYLPNVKRYLAGDQGSLNESETAVTCPPTNVGNKKKLVLKLTLNNSKKSLPPEHIRSQSADHTVTASYPSKDSGSSYTGVTKLLEGKELENIEEDLTTIAGCEQTKVHLGEAKVQSTNWMRSPHPVPADLCYGSKLSSNCHSETCSIKHCIKPEDDCSNFRAGLEIVNHKPLSKAYNEKQEREASVSEDADGVKVIDQNLGKGGENISDTYPCRNCDLVDGKNHSGGLNEIKKPKPTILKIKSKKISGHSFPMEQNNLPSMPEDYKTALYEGTCASIYKGDEFPDIATDEMRRKRSLRLKATTRETGVLKQKSIEKPSGGALNHLPSRGMPMSKQTSNHGSARNKGEGYNNEVRSALHALQQKSNWLLLSEQEEGYRYIPQLGDEVMYLRQGHQEYMKSVNSLEQPPWTRYGGNIRSVEVCLVEELDYSTIAGSGESGCRITLKFIDPSSEVNEHKFKLNLPELIDFPDFVVERTWYEASMNRNWTCRDKCLVWWRDESEEGGSWWDGRIISIKDKSSEFPDSPWERYVIKYKSASEDLHLHCPWEMHDPSRQCEHPCIDPEVRNKMLASVNRLLQSASRNQDQYGILKLDEVSQKDDFINKFPVPLSPDVIKLRLENNYYRTLDSLKHDIRVMLTNGQSYFARSKELSAKMCRLSDWFHKKFLKI
- the LOC113735620 gene encoding uncharacterized protein isoform X3, coding for MDFQKCPSWSDVPSTKMAPLNFVNKVHAVSRLEEQEGSDNHLAAANVDVDIREVYFLIMRFLSTGPCQKTFTQILDELLEHELLPRRYHAWYSRSGAQSGHENDDGVSFPLNYDNLVKRFPHIEDDHLVKLLRQLMLSTSTPLPCIVGRTVPSASDVPTLLGTGSFSLLCSDRNSVSKQVKHVASYLRWPHMLADQVRGLSLREIGGGFSKHHRAPSVRFASYAVAKPSMMVQKMQNIKKLRGHRDAVYCAIFDRSGRYVITGSDDRLVKIWSMETAFCLASCRGHEGDITDLAVSSNNILVASASNDYSIRVWRLPDGFPISVLQGHTGAVTAIAFSPRPSSVYQLLSSSDDGTCRIWDARSSDCSPRVYLPTPLEVVSGKTSSLPLANVPSSSNVSQCHQILCCAYNANGTVFVTGSSDTHARVWSACKSNSDDPEQPSHEIDLLAGHENDVNYVQFSSCAVASRSSASDFSTEENIPKFKNSWFSHDNIVTCSRDGSAIIWTPKSRRSQGKVGRWIRAYHLKVPPPPMPPQPPRGGPRQRFLPTPRGVNMIVWSLDNRFVLAAIMDNRICVWNASDGSLVHSLTGHTASTYVLDVHPFNPRIAMSAGYDGKTIVWDIWEGIPIWTYEIGRFKLVDGKFSQDGTSIVLSDDVGQIYLLNTGQGEAQKDAKYDQFFLGDYRPLVQDTHGNTLDQETQVVLYNRNIQDPLCDSSMIPYPEPYQSAYQRRRLGALNIEWRPSSSKLAVGPDIGLGQEYQVLPLADLDLVVEPVPEFADMMYLEPENDVIHNETDSEYYITDEYTSEDEEEHSSDNSSSDPECSEENTVGRSQKDGLRRSIRKKSLSEVEPMSTSGRHVKKRILHGNDVPLSKSKRTKRSRSGRKYTSKRKSAEVKLTRSQRLAARNAINGFSHISEISTDGEEDESPEGDSSGNNSSFLSTNIKTQQPVDYLPNVKRYLAGDQGSLNESETAVTCPPTNVGNKKKLVLKLTLNNSKKSLPPEHIRSQSADHTVTASYPSKDSGSSYTGVTKLLEGKELENIEEDLTTIAGCEQTKVHLGEAKVQSTNWMRSPHPVPADLCYGSKLSSNCHSETCSIKHCIKPEDDCSNFRAGLEIVNHKPLSKAYNEKQEREASVSEDADGVKVIDQNLGKGGENISDTYPCRNCDLVDGKNHSGGLNEIKKPKPTILKIKSKKISGHSFPMEQNNLPSMPEDYKTALYEGTCASIYKGDEFPDIATDEMRRKRSLRLKATTRETGVLKQKSIEKPSGGALNHLPSRGMPMSKQTSNHGSARNKGEGYNNEVRSALHALQQKSNWLLLSEQEEGYRYIPQLGDEVMYLRQGHQEYMKSVNSLEQPPWTRYGGNIRSVEVCLVEELDYSTIAGSGESGCRITLKFIDPSSEVNEHKFKLNLPELIDFPDFVVERTWYEASMNRNWTCRDKCLVWWRDESEEGGSWWDGRIISIKDKSSEFPDSPWERYVIKYKSASEDLHLHCPWEMHDPSRQCEHPCIDPEVRNKMLASVNRLLQSASRNQDQYGILKLDEVSQKDDFINKFPVPLSPDVIKLRLENNYYRTLDSLKHDIRVMLTNGQSYFARSKELSAKMCRLSDWFHKKFLKI
- the LOC113735620 gene encoding uncharacterized protein isoform X2; this encodes MAPLNFVNKVHAVSRLEEQEGSDNHLAAANVDVDIREVYFLIMRFLSTGPCQKTFTQILDELLEHELLPRRYHAWYSRSGAQSGHENDDGVSFPLNYDNLVKRFPHIEDDHLVKLLRQLMLSTSTPLPCIVGRTVPSASDVPTLLGTGSFSLLCSDRNSVSKQVKHVASYLRWPHMLADQVRGLSLREIGGGFSKHHRAPSVRFASYAVAKPSMMVQKMQNIKKLRGHRDAVYCAIFDRSGRYVITGSDDRLVKIWSMETAFCLASCRGHEGDITDLAVSSNNILVASASNDYSIRVWRLPDGFPISVLQGHTGAVTAIAFSPRPSSVYQLLSSSDDGTCRIWDARSSDCSPRVYLPTPLEVVSGKTSSLPLANVPSSSNVSQCHQILCCAYNANGTVFVTGSSDTHARVWSACKSNSDDPEQPSHEIDLLAGHENDVNYVQFSSCAVASRSSASDFSTEENIPKFKNSWFSHDNIVTCSRDGSAIIWTPKSRRSQGKVGRWIRAYHLKVPPPPMPPQPPRGGPRQRFLPTPRGVNMIVWSLDNRFVLAAIMDNRICVWNASDGSLVHSLTGHTASTYVLDVHPFNPRIAMSAGYDGKTIVWDIWEGIPIWTYEIGRFKLVDGKFSQDGTSIVLSDDVGQIYLLNTGQGEAQKDAKYDQFFLGDYRPLVQDTHGNTLDQETQVVLYNRNIQDPLCDSSMIPYPEPYQSAYQRRRLGALNIEWRPSSSKLAVGPDIGLGQEYQVLPLADLDLVVEPVPEFADMMYLEPENDVIHNETDSEYYITDEYTSEDEEEHSSDNSSSDPECSEENTVGRSQKDGLRRSIRKKSLSEVEPMSTSGRHVKKRILHGNDVPLSKSKRTKRSRSGRKYTSKRKSAEVKLTRSQRLAARNAINGFSHISEISTDGEEDESPEGDSSGNNSSFLSTNIKTQQPVDYLPNVKRYLAGDQGSLNESETAVTCPPTNVGNKKKLVLKLTLNNSKKSLPPEHIRSQSADHTVTASYPSKDSGSSYTGVTKLLEGKELENIEEDLTTIAGCEQTKVHLGEAKVQSTNWMRSPHPVPADLCYGSKLSSNCHSETCSIKHCIKPEDDCSNFRAGLEIVNHKPLSKAYNEKQEREASVSEDADGVKVIDQNLGKGGENISDTYPCRNCDLVDGKNHSGGLNEIKKPKPTILKIKSKKISGHSFPMEQNNLPSMPEDYKTALYEGTCASIYKGDEFPDIATDEMRRKRSLRLKATTRETGVLKQKSIEKPSGGALNHLPSRGMPMSKQTSNHGSARNKGEGYNNEVRSALHALQQKSNWLLLSEQEEGYRYIPQLGDEVMYLRQGHQEYMKSVNSLEQPPWTRYGGNIRSVEVCLVEELDYSTIAGSGESGCRITLKFIDPSSEVNEHKFKLNLPELIDFPDFVVERTWYEASMNRNWTCRDKCLVWWRDESEEGGSWWDGRIISIKDKSSEFPDSPWERYVIKYKSASEDLHLHCPWEMHDPSRQCEHPCIDPEVRNKMLASVNRLLQSASRNQDQYGILKLDEVSQKDDFINKFPVPLSPDVIKLRLENNYYRTLDSLKHDIRVMLTNGQSYFARSKELSAKMCRLSDWFHKKFLKI